CGGCCGTGAAGTCCTTTTTTTTGTGTGCCGAATCCCCGTTTTAGCTCTAGGCAAAGACTTGGCCGAGTCCCCGTGTTCTGGTTCTGGGCAAACTCAACTTTGCCGGTAGGATTCGGGCTGAGTACCCTTGGCCGAGAACAATACTCGGCAAAGGCTTCGCCCAGTGGGCCGCGCCCGCGCTGGGGCATGATCCCCACGCCTCCTACCCAGCTGAGCACCTGATCGGCCCGCTCTGCTCGAGCCAACCACACGCACGTACGCGCACGGGTCGTGGCGAGCCTGCAGCGATCTGCACGATTACCCCCATGATCCGTTAATTACCTAGGCATACTTACACGCGATTAGTGCCCTCACACCCGCACACCCCGcaccacgcgcgcacacacacgcacgcaccacgGACTCGACATGGCCATGAACCAGGACCCGACGCGCTGCGACGCGCACTGCACATGCCTGCCGCTAACAGAAACAACAAGTTTTCCTTCTTCGTTGGCCCTAACATAAGTAAGGCGCACAACTATAGTCTGGTAAATATGACTTATTAATATGAACGGTCAAGGTTGCACCCTTGCAGGAACACCAGAATAAAAGCTAGCCCTAAAGTCTCAAGGGACCACATAACGGAAGACTGTCTATAGCATCTCTATCTATCACCATCAAATTGTTTTGCACTGCTCTGCAGAACATCTTAAGTTTGGGGTATACAATAGATCAAGCGGCGCAGATTATGACACCGATGGTTCTGGTTCTTTCCTTGTCCTCCCCATGTTTACAACCTTTGTCGCCAGCACGATGTTAGGCTCCTTGGTGTACATGATACAGTCGCGGAGAGTGTATATCCTGAGAGCGAGCGAGGATAGAGTTGAGGTCTTGATAGCTACTGTGAAGGAGGACCAGTACATACAATCATTCTTCAAGAATTCGGATTTTATCGCTCTCTCCAACATGCTGGTCGCCAGTACCATCTGGAATAGATACGATTAATCAGTACAGACCCTCTCAAGCATTTATTTTGTATGGAGAAGATGATGTTAGAGAGCTTTTAATATAATGGACAGGCACAAAAATAATAAACACTAGTCTATATTTTGTGTGGCACAAATTAAGGTGAATAAATAGATGATGAAGTCACCTCGGAGATTGATTCTGCACGCTTCACAAAAGAACGCCATGAACGCCTTCTCATTTGTTGAGACTTTGAGGCTCTGAAAGCTTCCTCAGGCAACGCTGCTTCTATATTAAGCAAATTTATCTTTTGTTGCTTCAGGATATGAGAGTTTCTTCCTGTAACCGGCCTCAGTGATGACTCCAGAACCAAGCCACCGTTAACAGCCAGCAATCTTGTTGGTTTGACTGCTGTTGAAGATGATGCTTCCTCACAGGAAGTAGTATCAGTATCAGGGGCTGGCTCCTTTGATTTTGACACAATTTCATCACCCATACTACCTGCATCACAATTTTGACCAGAATTTGACCCCTCTTGCCCATCCAGTCCTGGGTCACCGCTACCGTAGGCCGCCGCACCCGCACACCAGGGCGGCTGGGCAGCGGTGGTGGTGGAGGCTGGCGCATAAGCGGACCAAAGATGTGGATGCAGGATTCGGGGAACCCACGTTCGCAGGCGTCGCAAATAATGGTGGCCCGTGACAGCACGGCGAGGCCGCACGACGGGCGTGGGTTCTTCCCCCACCCCACTACTCCAGGGTGCTGCGCTGATGGGGGCACCTCCACCGACGAACCAGCTTAGAGAGCGACGAGAGCCACCATTATTTGCGACGGGTGCAATTATGGGCATAGCgatgggggagggagggaggaggaggttagAGATCAAGAAAGGTAAACCGGAAGCTCATGAGCAAAGCGGGGCTGCGATAAGGGGAGGGATTTCTCCGGGGAGAAGCAAAGGAGAAGATATAGATGGGGCGAAGGAACACGTGGACGAGAGGCCAGGGATGCTTAGGTGGAGATGGGCTGTCAGTGAGTGATGCAGTGACGCGAGCTCTTTCGCCCGTGGAGCGGGGCGCGGTGCTCTACCGTCGGTTGGTGTTGGCTGCATCTACTGTCGGTTGTACACAGAGACAAAATACGTTCAGTGTAGTACTGGTAATGTATGCAAAAACAGCTTTTAATGTGTGCTTTGCTGTGATATGAGATATACACCGAAATCACTCATTAATGTCTACATTAATTGGCATTCATCTTATAGTATATAGAAAATTTGTATTAGTCCTATGCTTTGTTGAAAACGAGCAATATATTGAAATTGTTCATTAATGTCTTCCTATTATACGAAATATATAGAAATAATTTATCAATGTATACTCATGTTGGAATATCTTGTATTAATTGTGTGCTTTGCTGGAATACGAGAAATATATTGAAAATCAGTCATTAATGTCTTCTTATAAgaaatatatatataaataattTATCAAAATCTATCTTATTAAAAATGTATTTTACTAATTGTGTGATTTGCTGAACACAAGAAGTATATTGAAAATCATTCAATAATGTCTTCTTATAAGAAATATATGGAAATGATTTATTAATATCTATATTATACAGAAAAATATTGTGTAAATAATGGTTTATTAATATTGATAATGTTATAAGATATGTAAAAAAACATTTATAAATATCTATTAAACTATAAGAAGATGCTATATCAATTTATTTCTATGTGAGAACTGTTATAAACGTGTTATTGTCATTGTGACTAATAGTTTCTTAATCTTTAACGATCATATGTTAATAGTTATTGATAAATAAATATCTAAAAGGAACATaagaacaacataatcattttactATGGATGATTCTCTAAATAAACAATGCGAACACTTCAATGTGATCAGTTTTGCATGTTTAATGAACTTTAGAATAACTTTCCTCTAATTGTTATTTTTTATTCATGGCTCCAGTTAGAGCACATGTAAGTTCTAAATAATTAATCATAATCAAATATGGAGAaagaatgtactccctctgttcctaaatgtaaatctttgtacactctaaactatgtcgacATGCACCCGTATGTAGTTCGTattaaaatctctacaaagacttatatctaggAACGTAGGTAGTATCTTAAATATGACACAAATATTTTGTTTTACAAAAAAATTCTTGAGTATGAGGATTGATGTCGTGGTTCACATGGTGTTGTACAGACTGGCATGGTCAAGTGGCTAGGAACCTCATGGAGGTACTCTGTGCTTAGCCTGGCCGGCTTGTGCTGTGCCAGGTGGTTCTGGAGATTTGGTACACTCAGATGGCTATTGGTGGGAGCAGGGTACATGCGGCATGCCGGATGCAACGGGGCAGGTTGTTGTGCAGCAGCACATGAGACAAGCAAGGGGTCTGAGCTCTTGCTCTCGTGCTCCGTCGTCTATGAACATGGTGACATCATGCTCCAGGTTGATAAGGAGCAAACAGCGCTGCACATGGCCGCCAAAGACACCAACCTCGAGCTTGTCAATGGCGCCGGCGTGCTGCTGCATGACAACCTACTCCCGTTGCATCTGTCGTCAGCCTGCTCCCACCTGAAGAAGGGATAGAGAGATTGGTGGAATCGTTGATTTATTGCTTGAGTctcgtaggtatatatataggagtacataatCCACTTGGAGTataagggtttagggtttagggtctaAGAGGTGGACGGGCGGCGGTGGCTATGGGGGTAGCAGCGGCCAAAAAGAGCGACCGCGGTggcctgacggcgacggcgacgactagGTTAGGGGTGTGGCAGCAGTACTCGAAGTAGGCGTGGAACCCGACAGTGTGACAAGACCGGCGCAAACGGTGCTGTTCTCGCGCCAAGGGAGGTGACACGACTCATACCATGGGAAGTCGATGAGCGGGGACGGCGAGGTGGACGCGGGCcccggcgctacggcccgaaggggcaacGCAGGGAGAGTAGGCGGGTTGGAGCCACGGCGGGAACACCTCGGGGCGGCGGAATGGACCGCATGCTACGACGTTGTGGCCCGAAGGGGTGGCACAGCAGTGGCGCATGAGTCAGTGCAACCACGGGGACCGCATGCTGTGGCACTACGACCCGAAGGGGCGATGCAACGACTGCTCACGGGTCTGGGTAGCCTTGGAGAGAACCACCCGGCGGCGGCGCTACAGCTCGACGGGGCGACACAGCAGCAACCCATTGCTCGATCAGCAGAGGGGTGGCGATGTATTCAGGACAATCTTCAGGGGACCTGCGGAGGCGTGCGCAACCGACAGGTCATATATACCGCATGACGTAGAGGAGATGGATCGCGAATGGGCGGGTGATCAATCCAACCACGCGCGAGGTCTGGGATGCTGCTTGGTGGAGGTGGGGTCGCGGCGGAGTCTGAGATGAAGCCGGCGATGACGGTGGGTAACAGCATGGGAACGAGCGGCTAGCACCCGGCGCCCGACTGCCA
Above is a window of Triticum dicoccoides isolate Atlit2015 ecotype Zavitan chromosome 5B, WEW_v2.0, whole genome shotgun sequence DNA encoding:
- the LOC119306888 gene encoding uncharacterized protein LOC119306888, giving the protein MPIIAPVANNGGSRRSLSWFVGGGAPISAAPWSSGVGEEPTPVVRPRRAVTGHHYLRRLRTWVPRILHPHLWSAYAPASTTTAAQPPWCAGAAAYGSGDPGLDGQEGSNSGQNCDAGSMGDEIVSKSKEPAPDTDTTSCEEASSSTAVKPTRLLAVNGGLVLESSLRPVTGRNSHILKQQKINLLNIEAALPEEAFRASKSQQMRRRSWRSFVKRAESISEMVLATSMLERAIKSEFLKNDCMYWSSFTVAIKTSTLSSLALRIYTLRDCIMYTKEPNIVLATKVVNMGRTRKEPEPSVS